From the genome of Spodoptera frugiperda isolate SF20-4 chromosome 23, AGI-APGP_CSIRO_Sfru_2.0, whole genome shotgun sequence, one region includes:
- the LOC118266736 gene encoding telomerase-binding protein EST1A isoform X1: MDDDSKEYRRNKPQQKFYKPGSGPLRRSSYGLDAKMDTNDLDGGSKSRNQNYYGSQNSIADDLSDSYKGTSMRHKKPEQQLYVPRSGDSCSDNGRQSKVPMRCDNSSQYVNRRMSDNPDRQGSGSYSRSASKRDRSFADYHNKDGTNNDINYNRQYRQASETRSISPTHMQDQNSIDRNRDSRSMETSAGRHLSSAGGKPPSGRRNSSGYTSDSSRLKYMVNLDNIPPRFRKKFLEQSGHHSFDSDQIRRDKYSSNQSVQPIYNQDTPYYNMSNWSQTLPSRGRGRLRDNEGFDREKFISTYLKNYDAQNSRKSTPSSSYLNLYDTNSVENKQANDKVNTGPSSTESQEFHDASQNGTSSMANTISSSQLEHNKQETDNEHDSETTSQISATLLDISNLDWTEEVEKNIKLDDMGDSSTSFSQNLKKSVQDDVKPTEPRESKRSGRSRRKDRRSSSRGLRKDSEKKVERNRKDSTASIQHEPERTRKDSNVSIQHEIVHSGLKQRERERRDSHKSNRSSTIGNSRDDLDRWRSLRSYSREQSTEGRIVSQCNSRDTSANRATSPRDHDGFRIPSSMSKSAAWLSTNQKKSNGSWANGRTSSVERGRQSPAPSHASVSTAPAPEGGSGRRSRKRAGRRTTENRERRRGRNAEAQQPQQQHSQSSQHAPSVASTAPPAAHTHSHGSSSGTLNWREEILESKKMNSHEKHPETNSRNKAAVDSSSSHPGLIMLPQASKTHMQKDLGRGGSVETQKTLFDHQNPSKPIIVNTSPSKIDIRMEREICPSGIKESSSRGNAGYEANDAARAVRHRTLLQEVDRADVILQTHILRGPLGLADHWPDVTETRAFLQNALQRLLMSDLKYCQADNIEHHFWKILYYNFIEPLRKSFTQMTPEDKPKIVKLINVIIEEGNTFFENLVQMLEKTYKFNVDDYINDNHVLPPKGLGYVGLALISVQKIYVFLGDLARYKEQVNETNNYAKSKFWYTKAQQINPKNGRPYNQLAILAIYARRKLDAVYYYMRSLMSSNPFHSARESLLSLFDENRKKYEAAERKRRAALEATKNSDAASGTSNNSVAEGTPGMKREVWVRPSGHRTTTFRPASRDEQLASMTSVELNKNFITSYLHVHGKLITKIGMETFYESASLMLRQFRALLHRQPLPTPAARLLQLTALNMFAVETTAASLKEGNSGERSAWLECALGVSLLMFGAMLERCCALLPEAPQSQHHTDALLLLPAIKVWSDWMLCHSSIWNPPPSFDSFDIGADNDPWDWLAKLMNILEAFDDKSIEFENEMKEGYVCVRLPEDASLGGFTPLMYMEPAVAWVRADQLGQHHAAEHALRITKLLFFGTEYLVGVEPPVLKLECPADASPRYVSAVQRAQPLHAPLQQLSENSEDESNTSGGASEAPSHSEGVEAEGTDETTRKLLRRKEQLETRKATIEKHRQRMQEILKGGSEIEVRPRWLVPDTNCFIDHLELLQAIVAAPAQPYTLAVPVVVMSELEGLRLSGRVGGAARAALSWVGGAGAALRLATSRGSLLASRACTAEAAPGPATNDDRVLATALCLHNNVAAAADNDSRGDDGREAPKVARRVREVVLLTDDRNLRVKALAAELPTRDLPSFVHWAGLVKDDAASTEPGAGEESAAGRK; encoded by the exons ATGGATGATGACTCTAAAGAATATAGAAGAAATAAACCACAGCAAAAGTTTTATAAACCAGGTAGTGGACCATTAAGACGATCAAGTTATGGTTTGGACGCTAAAATGGACACAAACGACTTAGACGGAGGTTCCAAAAGCCGAAACCAAAATTATTACGGATCTCAAAACTCCATCGCGGACGATTTAAGCGACTCTTACAAAGGAACGAGTATGCGTCACAAAAAGCCTGAACAACAGCTTTACGTGCCTAGATCAGGAGATTCTTGCTCTGATAATGGTAGACAATCTAAAGTACCAATGAGGTGTGATAATTCTAGTCAGTACGTCAATAGAAGAATGTCTGATAATCCAGACAGACAGGGTTCAGGGTCTTATTCTAGAAGTGCTTCCAAAAGAGATAGATCTTTTGCAGACTACCACAACAAAGATGGtacaaataatgatattaattataatagacaATACAGACAAGCCTCAGAAACAAGATCCATTTCACCCACACATATGCAAGATCAAAACTCCATAGATAGAAACAGAGATAGCAGAAGTATGGAAACATCAGCAGGAAGACACCTCTCATCTGCCGGAGGTAAACCACCGTCTGGTCGCCGAAACTCTTCAGGATATACATCTGATTCATCAAGACTTAAATACATGGTAAATTTAGATAATATACCTCCAAGATTTAGAAAGAAATTTTTAGAACAATCAGGCCATCACAGTTTTGACAGTGATCAAATACGTAGAGACAAATATTCTTCCAATCAGTCTGTGCAACCAATTTACAACCAGGACACTCCATATTACAACATGTCAAACTGGTCCCAAACATTGCCATCAAGAGGCAGAGGCCGATTAAGAGACAATGAGGGCTTTGACAGAGAAaaatttataagtacatatttgaaGAACTATGATGCGCAAAATTCCAGAAAGTCTACCCCTAGCAGTTCATACCTGAATTTATATGATACAAATTCAGTGGAAAATAAACAGGCCAATGATAAAGTAAATACTGGGCCAAGTAGTACTGAGAGTCAAGAATTTCATGATG cgTCGCAGAATGGTACAAGCAGCATGGCTAATACTATTTCTAGTAGCCAGCTAGAACATAATAAACAAGAAACAGACAATGAACATGACAGTGAAACTACATCTCAGATCTCAGCAACTTTATTGGATATCTCCAATTTG GACTGGACAGAGGAGGTAGAAAAGAACATAAAACTAGATGACATGGGTGATTCTTCAACTAGCTTTTCACAAAATCTGAAGAAGTCCGTTCAAGATGATGTGAAGCCCACTGAACCTCGAGAATCAAAACGAAGTGGGAGATCGCGCCGTAAAGATCGAAG GAGTTCAAGTAGAGGCCTTAGGAAAGATTCCGAAAAGAAAGTTGAGCGCAATAGGAAGGACAGTACAGCGAGCATTCAGCACGAGCCAGAGAGGACGAGAAAGGATAGCAATGTCAGCATACAGCATGAGATCGTGCACTCGGGGCTGAAGCAGAGAGAACGCGAGAGACGAGACAGCCACAAGAGTAATCGTTCTTCTACTATCGGAAATAGTAGAGACGATTTGGATCGCTGGAGGTCGTTACGTTCTTACAGTAGAGAGCAAAGCACTGAAGg GAGAATAGTTTCGCAATGTAACAGTCGAGATACGTCAGCTAACCGTGCCACTAGCCCGAGAGATCACGATGGTTTTCGAATTCCATCATCTATGTCCAAATCAGCAGCATGGCTGTCAACAAATCAG AAGAAAAGCAATGGTTCCTGGGCTAACGGTCGCACTTCAAGCGTGGAGCGTGGTCGACAGTCGCCAGCACCGAGTCACGCCAGCGTTAGTACTGCGCCTGCCCCCGAAGGTGGCTCAGGACGGCGTTCTCGCAAGCGGGCTGGTCGTCGCACTACGGAAAACAGAG AACGACGCCGTGGAAGAAACGCCGAAGCGCAGCAGCCTCAGCAGCAACATTCACAGAGCTCCCAGCACGCGCCGTCCGTGGCGTCCACCGCCCCGCCCGCGGCACACACGCACTCACATGGCTCCAGCTCCGGGACTCTTAACTGGAGAGAGGAAATTCTCGAATCCAAGAAAATGAACTCCCATGAAAA ACATCCAGAGACCAATTCGCGTAATAAGGCTGCAGTAGACTCTTCCTCGTCGCATCCTGGTTTAATTATGCTGCCACAAGCATCAAAAACACATATGCAAAAAGACTTGGG GAGAGGAGGTTCAGTAGAAACTCAAAAGACTTTGTTTGATCATCAAAATCCATCCAAACCTATAATTGTAAATACTAGCCCCTCTAAAATAGACATAAGAATGGAGAGAG AAATTTGTCCGTCAGGAATAAAAGAGAGTTCGTCTCGCGGTAACGCTGGGTACGAGGCCAATGACGCGGCGCGAGCAGTGCGGCACCGCACCCTGCTACAAGAGGTGGACCGCGCTGACGTCATCCTACAGACACACATTCTAAGAGGACCTCTAGGCTTAGCTGATCATTGGCCTGACGTCACTGAAACTAG AGCTTTCCTGCAAAACGCTCTTCAAAGACTTCTCATGTCTGATCTCAAGTACTGCCAAGCAGACAATATTGAACATCATTTTTGGAAGATTTTGTACTACAACTTTATAGAACCATTAAGAAAAAGTTTTACACAAATGACGCCTGAAGACAAGCCGAAGATAGTGAAACTGATTAATGTTATAATTGAAGAGGGAAATACATTTTTCGAAAACTTAGTTCAAATGTTGGAGAAAACTTATAAGTTTAATGTGGACGATTACATAAACGACAATCATGTCTTACCTCCCAAAGGTCTTGGGTATGTGGGTTTGGCTTTAATATCAGTTCAAAAGATATACGTCTTTTTGGGAGATTTAGCGCGATATAAGGAACAAGTGAATGAGACAAATAATTATGCTAAGAGTAAATTTTGGTACACAAAAGCTCAACAAATCAATCCTAAGAATGGCAGACCATACAATCAGTTAGCTATATTAGCGATATATGCG AGAAGAAAATTAGATGCAGTATATTACTATATGCGGAGTTTAATGTCGTCCAACCCTTTTCATTCAGCACGAGAGAgtttattatcactttttgacGAAAATAGGAAAAAG TATGAGGCAGCAGAACGCAAGCGTCGAGCTGCTCTGGAGGCGACCAAGAACAGTGATGCTGCTTCTGGCACCAGCAATAATAGTGTGGCAGAAGGTACACCCGGCATGAAGAGAGAAGTATGGGTGCGGCCTAGTGGACACAGGACCACTACCTTCAGACCAGCATCTAGGGACGAACAACTTGCTTCCATGACTTCAGTTGag CTCAACAAAAATTTCATTACCAGTTATCTACACGTTCATGGGAAACTCATCACTAAAATAGG AATGGAGACTTTTTACGAGAGTGCGAGTTTGATGCTGCGTCAGTTCCGCGCCCTGCTCCATCGCCAGCCACTGCCTACTCCTGCCGCCCGACTACTGCAGCTGACGGCACTCAATATGTTCGCCGTGGAAACCACCGCCGCTTCACTTAAAG AGGGCAACAGCGGAGAGCGGTCGGCGTGGTTGGAGTGCGCGTTGGGCGTGTCCCTGCTGATGTTCGGTGCGATGCTGGAGCGATGCTGCGCGCTGCTGCCGGAAGCGCCGCAGTCACAACACCATACCGACGCCTTGCTACTACTGCCTGCCATCAAG gtgTGGTCAGACTGGATGTTATGCCACAGTAGTATATGGAATCCACCACCATCATTCGACAGTTTTGACATTGG AGCCGACAACGACCCGTGGGATTGGCTTGCGAAGCTTATGAACATATTAGAAGCTTTCGATGACAAGTCGATAGAATTCGAAAACGAAATGAAAGAAG GTTACGTGTGCGTGCGTCTGCCGGAGGACGCGTCCCTGGGCGGGTTCACGCCGCTGATGTACATGGAGCCGGCCGTGGCCTGGGTGCGCGCCGACCAACTGGGCCAACACCACGCCGCGGAACACGCGCTCAGAATCACCAAGCTACTGTTCTTCGGCACTGA GTACTTGGTGGGCGTGGAGCCCCCGGTGCTAAAGTTGGAGTGCCCGGCGGACGCGTCCCCGAGATACGTCAGCGCGGTGCAACGAGCGCAGCCACTGCATGCACCGCTGCAACAACTG tcTGAAAATTCAGAGGATGAAAGCAATACAAGCGGTGGTGCTAGCGAGGCGCCCAGTCACAGCGAGGGAGTCGAGGCAGAGGGCACGGACGAAACGACACGCAAACTGCTGCGCCGCAAGGAACAACTCGAGACTAGGAAGGCTACGATTGAGAAGCATCGCCAACGTATGCAA GAAATACTAAAGGGAGGTTCTGAAATTGAAGTTCGACCTCGATGGTTAGTACCGGACACTAACTGCTTCATCGATCACCTGGAATTGCTACAGGCTATCGTAGCTGCGCCTGCGCAACCTTACACCTTAGCTGTGCCTGTAGTGG TGATGTCGGAGCTGGAAGGTCTCCGGCTGAGCGGTCGGGTGGGCGgtgcggcgcgcgcggcgctgAGCTGggtgggcggcgcgggcgcggcgctgCGGCTGGCCACGTCGCGCGGCTCGCTGCTGGCCAGCCGCGCCTGCACGGCCGAGGCGGCGCCCGGGCCCGCCACCAACGACGACCGCGTACTGGCCACCGCGCTCTGTCTACACAACAacgtcgccgccgccgccgacaACG ATTCCCGCGGAGACGACGGCAGAGAGGCGCCGAAGGTGGCGCGGCGCGTGCGAGAGGTGGTGCTGCTGACGGACGACCGCAACCTGCGCGTCAAGGCACTCGCCGCCGAGCTGCCCACCAGGGACCTGCCCTCCTTCGTGCACTGGGCTGGCTTGGTCAAAGATGATGCTGCG AGTACGGAGCCGGGCGCGGGCGAGGAGAGCGCGGCCGGACGCAAGTGA
- the LOC118266736 gene encoding telomerase-binding protein EST1A isoform X3, giving the protein MDDDSKEYRRNKPQQKFYKPGSGPLRRSSYGLDAKMDTNDLDGGSKSRNQNYYGSQNSIADDLSDSYKGTSMRHKKPEQQLYVPRSGDSCSDNGRQSKVPMRCDNSSQYVNRRMSDNPDRQGSGSYSRSASKRDRSFADYHNKDGTNNDINYNRQYRQASETRSISPTHMQDQNSIDRNRDSRSMETSAGRHLSSAGGKPPSGRRNSSGYTSDSSRLKYMVNLDNIPPRFRKKFLEQSGHHSFDSDQIRRDKYSSNQSVQPIYNQDTPYYNMSNWSQTLPSRGRGRLRDNEGFDREKFISTYLKNYDAQNSRKSTPSSSYLNLYDTNSVENKQANDKVNTGPSSTESQEFHDASQNGTSSMANTISSSQLEHNKQETDNEHDSETTSQISATLLDISNLDWTEEVEKNIKLDDMGDSSTSFSQNLKKSVQDDVKPTEPRESKRSGRSRRKDRRSSSRGLRKDSEKKVERNRKDSTASIQHEPERTRKDSNVSIQHEIVHSGLKQRERERRDSHKSNRSSTIGNSRDDLDRWRSLRSYSREQSTEGRIVSQCNSRDTSANRATSPRDHDGFRIPSSMSKSAAWLSTNQKKSNGSWANGRTSSVERGRQSPAPSHASVSTAPAPEGGSGRRSRKRAGRRTTENRERRRGRNAEAQQPQQQHSQSSQHAPSVASTAPPAAHTHSHGSSSGTLNWREEILESKKMNSHEKHPETNSRNKAAVDSSSSHPGLIMLPQASKTHMQKDLGRGGSVETQKTLFDHQNPSKPIIVNTSPSKIDIRMERGIKESSSRGNAGYEANDAARAVRHRTLLQEVDRADVILQTHILRGPLGLADHWPDVTETRAFLQNALQRLLMSDLKYCQADNIEHHFWKILYYNFIEPLRKSFTQMTPEDKPKIVKLINVIIEEGNTFFENLVQMLEKTYKFNVDDYINDNHVLPPKGLGYVGLALISVQKIYVFLGDLARYKEQVNETNNYAKSKFWYTKAQQINPKNGRPYNQLAILAIYARRKLDAVYYYMRSLMSSNPFHSARESLLSLFDENRKKYEAAERKRRAALEATKNSDAASGTSNNSVAEGTPGMKREVWVRPSGHRTTTFRPASRDEQLASMTSVELNKNFITSYLHVHGKLITKIGMETFYESASLMLRQFRALLHRQPLPTPAARLLQLTALNMFAVETTAASLKEGNSGERSAWLECALGVSLLMFGAMLERCCALLPEAPQSQHHTDALLLLPAIKVWSDWMLCHSSIWNPPPSFDSFDIGADNDPWDWLAKLMNILEAFDDKSIEFENEMKEGYVCVRLPEDASLGGFTPLMYMEPAVAWVRADQLGQHHAAEHALRITKLLFFGTEYLVGVEPPVLKLECPADASPRYVSAVQRAQPLHAPLQQLSENSEDESNTSGGASEAPSHSEGVEAEGTDETTRKLLRRKEQLETRKATIEKHRQRMQEILKGGSEIEVRPRWLVPDTNCFIDHLELLQAIVAAPAQPYTLAVPVVVMSELEGLRLSGRVGGAARAALSWVGGAGAALRLATSRGSLLASRACTAEAAPGPATNDDRVLATALCLHNNVAAAADNDSRGDDGREAPKVARRVREVVLLTDDRNLRVKALAAELPTRDLPSFVHWAGLVKDDAASTEPGAGEESAAGRK; this is encoded by the exons ATGGATGATGACTCTAAAGAATATAGAAGAAATAAACCACAGCAAAAGTTTTATAAACCAGGTAGTGGACCATTAAGACGATCAAGTTATGGTTTGGACGCTAAAATGGACACAAACGACTTAGACGGAGGTTCCAAAAGCCGAAACCAAAATTATTACGGATCTCAAAACTCCATCGCGGACGATTTAAGCGACTCTTACAAAGGAACGAGTATGCGTCACAAAAAGCCTGAACAACAGCTTTACGTGCCTAGATCAGGAGATTCTTGCTCTGATAATGGTAGACAATCTAAAGTACCAATGAGGTGTGATAATTCTAGTCAGTACGTCAATAGAAGAATGTCTGATAATCCAGACAGACAGGGTTCAGGGTCTTATTCTAGAAGTGCTTCCAAAAGAGATAGATCTTTTGCAGACTACCACAACAAAGATGGtacaaataatgatattaattataatagacaATACAGACAAGCCTCAGAAACAAGATCCATTTCACCCACACATATGCAAGATCAAAACTCCATAGATAGAAACAGAGATAGCAGAAGTATGGAAACATCAGCAGGAAGACACCTCTCATCTGCCGGAGGTAAACCACCGTCTGGTCGCCGAAACTCTTCAGGATATACATCTGATTCATCAAGACTTAAATACATGGTAAATTTAGATAATATACCTCCAAGATTTAGAAAGAAATTTTTAGAACAATCAGGCCATCACAGTTTTGACAGTGATCAAATACGTAGAGACAAATATTCTTCCAATCAGTCTGTGCAACCAATTTACAACCAGGACACTCCATATTACAACATGTCAAACTGGTCCCAAACATTGCCATCAAGAGGCAGAGGCCGATTAAGAGACAATGAGGGCTTTGACAGAGAAaaatttataagtacatatttgaaGAACTATGATGCGCAAAATTCCAGAAAGTCTACCCCTAGCAGTTCATACCTGAATTTATATGATACAAATTCAGTGGAAAATAAACAGGCCAATGATAAAGTAAATACTGGGCCAAGTAGTACTGAGAGTCAAGAATTTCATGATG cgTCGCAGAATGGTACAAGCAGCATGGCTAATACTATTTCTAGTAGCCAGCTAGAACATAATAAACAAGAAACAGACAATGAACATGACAGTGAAACTACATCTCAGATCTCAGCAACTTTATTGGATATCTCCAATTTG GACTGGACAGAGGAGGTAGAAAAGAACATAAAACTAGATGACATGGGTGATTCTTCAACTAGCTTTTCACAAAATCTGAAGAAGTCCGTTCAAGATGATGTGAAGCCCACTGAACCTCGAGAATCAAAACGAAGTGGGAGATCGCGCCGTAAAGATCGAAG GAGTTCAAGTAGAGGCCTTAGGAAAGATTCCGAAAAGAAAGTTGAGCGCAATAGGAAGGACAGTACAGCGAGCATTCAGCACGAGCCAGAGAGGACGAGAAAGGATAGCAATGTCAGCATACAGCATGAGATCGTGCACTCGGGGCTGAAGCAGAGAGAACGCGAGAGACGAGACAGCCACAAGAGTAATCGTTCTTCTACTATCGGAAATAGTAGAGACGATTTGGATCGCTGGAGGTCGTTACGTTCTTACAGTAGAGAGCAAAGCACTGAAGg GAGAATAGTTTCGCAATGTAACAGTCGAGATACGTCAGCTAACCGTGCCACTAGCCCGAGAGATCACGATGGTTTTCGAATTCCATCATCTATGTCCAAATCAGCAGCATGGCTGTCAACAAATCAG AAGAAAAGCAATGGTTCCTGGGCTAACGGTCGCACTTCAAGCGTGGAGCGTGGTCGACAGTCGCCAGCACCGAGTCACGCCAGCGTTAGTACTGCGCCTGCCCCCGAAGGTGGCTCAGGACGGCGTTCTCGCAAGCGGGCTGGTCGTCGCACTACGGAAAACAGAG AACGACGCCGTGGAAGAAACGCCGAAGCGCAGCAGCCTCAGCAGCAACATTCACAGAGCTCCCAGCACGCGCCGTCCGTGGCGTCCACCGCCCCGCCCGCGGCACACACGCACTCACATGGCTCCAGCTCCGGGACTCTTAACTGGAGAGAGGAAATTCTCGAATCCAAGAAAATGAACTCCCATGAAAA ACATCCAGAGACCAATTCGCGTAATAAGGCTGCAGTAGACTCTTCCTCGTCGCATCCTGGTTTAATTATGCTGCCACAAGCATCAAAAACACATATGCAAAAAGACTTGGG GAGAGGAGGTTCAGTAGAAACTCAAAAGACTTTGTTTGATCATCAAAATCCATCCAAACCTATAATTGTAAATACTAGCCCCTCTAAAATAGACATAAGAATGGAGAGAG GAATAAAAGAGAGTTCGTCTCGCGGTAACGCTGGGTACGAGGCCAATGACGCGGCGCGAGCAGTGCGGCACCGCACCCTGCTACAAGAGGTGGACCGCGCTGACGTCATCCTACAGACACACATTCTAAGAGGACCTCTAGGCTTAGCTGATCATTGGCCTGACGTCACTGAAACTAG AGCTTTCCTGCAAAACGCTCTTCAAAGACTTCTCATGTCTGATCTCAAGTACTGCCAAGCAGACAATATTGAACATCATTTTTGGAAGATTTTGTACTACAACTTTATAGAACCATTAAGAAAAAGTTTTACACAAATGACGCCTGAAGACAAGCCGAAGATAGTGAAACTGATTAATGTTATAATTGAAGAGGGAAATACATTTTTCGAAAACTTAGTTCAAATGTTGGAGAAAACTTATAAGTTTAATGTGGACGATTACATAAACGACAATCATGTCTTACCTCCCAAAGGTCTTGGGTATGTGGGTTTGGCTTTAATATCAGTTCAAAAGATATACGTCTTTTTGGGAGATTTAGCGCGATATAAGGAACAAGTGAATGAGACAAATAATTATGCTAAGAGTAAATTTTGGTACACAAAAGCTCAACAAATCAATCCTAAGAATGGCAGACCATACAATCAGTTAGCTATATTAGCGATATATGCG AGAAGAAAATTAGATGCAGTATATTACTATATGCGGAGTTTAATGTCGTCCAACCCTTTTCATTCAGCACGAGAGAgtttattatcactttttgacGAAAATAGGAAAAAG TATGAGGCAGCAGAACGCAAGCGTCGAGCTGCTCTGGAGGCGACCAAGAACAGTGATGCTGCTTCTGGCACCAGCAATAATAGTGTGGCAGAAGGTACACCCGGCATGAAGAGAGAAGTATGGGTGCGGCCTAGTGGACACAGGACCACTACCTTCAGACCAGCATCTAGGGACGAACAACTTGCTTCCATGACTTCAGTTGag CTCAACAAAAATTTCATTACCAGTTATCTACACGTTCATGGGAAACTCATCACTAAAATAGG AATGGAGACTTTTTACGAGAGTGCGAGTTTGATGCTGCGTCAGTTCCGCGCCCTGCTCCATCGCCAGCCACTGCCTACTCCTGCCGCCCGACTACTGCAGCTGACGGCACTCAATATGTTCGCCGTGGAAACCACCGCCGCTTCACTTAAAG AGGGCAACAGCGGAGAGCGGTCGGCGTGGTTGGAGTGCGCGTTGGGCGTGTCCCTGCTGATGTTCGGTGCGATGCTGGAGCGATGCTGCGCGCTGCTGCCGGAAGCGCCGCAGTCACAACACCATACCGACGCCTTGCTACTACTGCCTGCCATCAAG gtgTGGTCAGACTGGATGTTATGCCACAGTAGTATATGGAATCCACCACCATCATTCGACAGTTTTGACATTGG AGCCGACAACGACCCGTGGGATTGGCTTGCGAAGCTTATGAACATATTAGAAGCTTTCGATGACAAGTCGATAGAATTCGAAAACGAAATGAAAGAAG GTTACGTGTGCGTGCGTCTGCCGGAGGACGCGTCCCTGGGCGGGTTCACGCCGCTGATGTACATGGAGCCGGCCGTGGCCTGGGTGCGCGCCGACCAACTGGGCCAACACCACGCCGCGGAACACGCGCTCAGAATCACCAAGCTACTGTTCTTCGGCACTGA GTACTTGGTGGGCGTGGAGCCCCCGGTGCTAAAGTTGGAGTGCCCGGCGGACGCGTCCCCGAGATACGTCAGCGCGGTGCAACGAGCGCAGCCACTGCATGCACCGCTGCAACAACTG tcTGAAAATTCAGAGGATGAAAGCAATACAAGCGGTGGTGCTAGCGAGGCGCCCAGTCACAGCGAGGGAGTCGAGGCAGAGGGCACGGACGAAACGACACGCAAACTGCTGCGCCGCAAGGAACAACTCGAGACTAGGAAGGCTACGATTGAGAAGCATCGCCAACGTATGCAA GAAATACTAAAGGGAGGTTCTGAAATTGAAGTTCGACCTCGATGGTTAGTACCGGACACTAACTGCTTCATCGATCACCTGGAATTGCTACAGGCTATCGTAGCTGCGCCTGCGCAACCTTACACCTTAGCTGTGCCTGTAGTGG TGATGTCGGAGCTGGAAGGTCTCCGGCTGAGCGGTCGGGTGGGCGgtgcggcgcgcgcggcgctgAGCTGggtgggcggcgcgggcgcggcgctgCGGCTGGCCACGTCGCGCGGCTCGCTGCTGGCCAGCCGCGCCTGCACGGCCGAGGCGGCGCCCGGGCCCGCCACCAACGACGACCGCGTACTGGCCACCGCGCTCTGTCTACACAACAacgtcgccgccgccgccgacaACG ATTCCCGCGGAGACGACGGCAGAGAGGCGCCGAAGGTGGCGCGGCGCGTGCGAGAGGTGGTGCTGCTGACGGACGACCGCAACCTGCGCGTCAAGGCACTCGCCGCCGAGCTGCCCACCAGGGACCTGCCCTCCTTCGTGCACTGGGCTGGCTTGGTCAAAGATGATGCTGCG AGTACGGAGCCGGGCGCGGGCGAGGAGAGCGCGGCCGGACGCAAGTGA